The Flavobacterium piscisymbiosum genome includes a region encoding these proteins:
- a CDS encoding ABC transporter ATP-binding protein — METILTIENLHKRYGRIQALKNVSFEIQKGRVYGILGPNGSGKSTTLGIVLNVVNRTSGSYSWFGGKVQTHEALKKVGAIIERPNFYPYMTAEENLKLVCKIKSINYSKINEKLDLVGLAERKDSKFSTFSLGMKQRLAIASALLNDPEILILDEPTNGLDPQGIHQIRDIIKKIASQGTTILLASHLLDEVEKVCSHVIVLRKGEILYSGSVDEMSANEGFFEIMADDNATLKNALATHSSIDRITEEDGKILVYLKSDLSATELNQFLFSKNITLSHLVKRKNSLEAQFLELTKNATIQKN; from the coding sequence TTGGAAACCATACTTACTATTGAGAATCTTCATAAAAGATACGGGCGTATTCAAGCCTTAAAAAATGTTTCTTTTGAAATACAAAAAGGCCGCGTCTATGGTATTTTAGGCCCTAACGGAAGTGGAAAATCGACTACTTTAGGAATTGTGCTAAATGTTGTAAATCGCACCTCTGGAAGCTACAGCTGGTTTGGAGGAAAAGTTCAGACTCATGAAGCACTAAAAAAAGTAGGTGCCATCATAGAAAGACCCAACTTTTACCCGTACATGACTGCGGAAGAAAACCTGAAATTGGTTTGCAAAATAAAAAGCATTAATTATTCTAAGATCAACGAAAAGCTGGATTTAGTAGGCTTAGCCGAAAGAAAAGACAGCAAATTCAGTACTTTTTCATTAGGAATGAAGCAGCGTTTAGCGATCGCATCGGCTCTTTTGAACGATCCTGAAATTTTGATTTTAGACGAACCTACAAATGGTTTAGATCCGCAGGGAATTCACCAGATTCGTGATATTATCAAAAAAATCGCTTCGCAGGGAACTACTATTTTACTGGCCTCACATTTATTAGATGAAGTCGAAAAAGTGTGTTCGCACGTTATTGTTTTACGAAAAGGAGAAATTTTATATTCAGGTTCGGTTGACGAAATGTCAGCAAACGAAGGTTTCTTTGAAATCATGGCTGATGATAATGCAACACTAAAAAATGCTTTGGCAACACATTCGTCGATAGACCGAATTACTGAAGAGGATGGAAAAATTTTGGTTTACTTAAAATCAGATTTATCAGCAACGGAACTAAATCAGTTTTTATTTTCTAAAAACATTACGTTAAGCCATTTAGTAAAACGTAAAAACAGTTTAGAAGCTCAATTTTTAGAATTAACCAAAAATGCTACTATCCAAAAAAACTAA
- a CDS encoding metallophosphoesterase: MKLFLDNHFITKIKNRSLAIVVLLLVYSCATHKAQYGKDVSANETENATDTIKIAHTIYLVGDAGNADEEQAQQTLELLHQKLKKSNKKATLLFLGDNIYPKGFPSDDNASEKALAETKLTNQLKLTKGFKGKTIFIPGNHDWYNGIKGLERQADFVTKYLNDKKAFLPRKSCAIEDVKIDSTATLITVDSEWFLEDWDNHPTMNDNCDIKTREDFFDELENLLNKNQEKTVILAIHHPLMSNGTHGGQFSLEKQLFPLEQKIPLPIIGSFINLLRKTSGVSPQDIQNKQYTIYAKRIKTLLQKQKNVIVVSGHDHNLQYVNKENIKQIISGAGSKSEAARAINPTEFSYGGNGYATLTLFKSGDAKVTFFGNENNKEKLLFEHEIIKAKEINWAATVDNKFPATVTTSIYSEKMTRKSIFHKFLFGNHYRKYYSLPIEAKTATLDTLMGGLKPIREGGGHQSVSLRMSDPKKREYVMRGMKKSATAFLQSVAFKDQYVVNDFEDTYAENFLFDFYTTSHPYTTFAIGSMSDQIGLLHTNPVLYYIPKQNGLKEFNSNFGDQLYMVEERPADNHLDGKNFGNPTNIISTDDMMKNLHKDEKYSVDEDAYMKARLFDMLIGDWDRHSDQWRWAEHKKDGKVIYEPIPRDRDQAFVKYDGTLLSLLMNIPALRHMRSFKNKIDNVKWLNREPYPMDLAFLRTAEEKDWIAQAKYIQENLSDSDIDKAFKNLPKEVQDGTIEDIKKKLKNRKKDLQKYASEYFDVLSHTVMIAGTDKKDKFIINHNAKKSIEIQVFRVKKEGDELLYTKTVTDSKTKNLWIYGLDDNDVFEVKGDQKSSIKIRLIGGQNNDTYNIENGKRVIVYDFKSKENTYNLDSKTKTELTDDYDVNLYNYEKPKYNVISGLPNIGYNPDDGVKVGINLNYTVNNFKQNPYTQRHVLNAFYYFATGGLEFNYVAHFPGLLGKWVIDVESQYTTPNFAMNYFGYGNETKYDDEEVDMDYNRVRIRKFNLSGAIRHVGRYGSEFSVQPIFQRMTVEETENRFIDTPNIVNPNVFDNQNYGGLKVKYLFKNSDFAAKPTLGIAFMVSATWLTNLDDTKQNFPTLESLLGFTHKIDHNGKLVLATLFKGKAVLNNNFDFYHGATLGGDTDLRGYRNERFLGSSYFSQSSDLRFSIGKIQKTIAPLTYGILGGFDYGRVWLDGEDSKKWHQDYGGGVWINAINVLTARISYFKSPDEVGRVIFGAAYSF; encoded by the coding sequence ATGAAATTGTTTTTGGATAATCATTTTATTACTAAAATTAAAAACCGGTCTTTGGCAATAGTTGTCTTGTTACTGGTTTATTCCTGTGCGACACATAAAGCGCAATACGGGAAAGATGTTAGTGCCAACGAAACGGAAAACGCAACAGATACTATAAAAATTGCACACACTATTTATTTAGTTGGAGATGCAGGAAACGCTGATGAAGAGCAAGCGCAGCAAACATTGGAATTATTGCATCAAAAATTGAAAAAATCGAATAAAAAAGCAACTCTGCTTTTTTTGGGAGATAACATTTATCCAAAAGGTTTCCCTAGTGATGACAATGCATCAGAGAAAGCTTTGGCGGAAACAAAATTGACTAACCAATTAAAACTAACTAAAGGTTTTAAAGGAAAAACAATATTTATTCCCGGAAATCATGATTGGTATAATGGCATAAAAGGCCTGGAACGTCAAGCCGATTTTGTGACTAAATATTTAAACGATAAAAAAGCTTTTTTACCTCGAAAGAGTTGTGCTATCGAAGATGTGAAGATCGACAGTACAGCAACGCTAATTACGGTTGATAGCGAATGGTTTCTGGAAGATTGGGACAATCACCCCACAATGAATGATAATTGTGATATTAAAACGAGAGAAGATTTTTTTGATGAATTAGAAAATCTCTTAAATAAAAACCAGGAAAAAACAGTTATTCTTGCTATTCATCATCCTTTGATGAGCAACGGAACTCACGGCGGACAATTTTCATTAGAAAAACAACTTTTTCCGTTAGAACAAAAAATCCCTTTACCTATTATTGGTTCTTTTATTAATTTGTTACGAAAAACATCTGGTGTAAGTCCGCAGGATATTCAAAACAAGCAATATACTATTTATGCCAAGCGAATTAAAACGCTTTTGCAAAAACAGAAAAATGTAATTGTAGTTTCCGGACACGATCATAATCTTCAGTACGTTAACAAAGAAAATATCAAGCAAATTATTAGTGGCGCAGGATCAAAATCTGAAGCGGCAAGAGCTATAAACCCAACAGAATTCTCTTATGGCGGAAATGGTTATGCTACATTGACTTTGTTTAAAAGTGGTGATGCAAAAGTGACTTTCTTTGGCAATGAAAATAATAAAGAAAAATTACTTTTTGAACACGAAATTATAAAAGCCAAAGAGATTAACTGGGCCGCAACGGTTGACAATAAGTTTCCGGCAACTGTTACAACTTCTATTTATTCTGAAAAAATGACCCGTAAAAGTATTTTCCATAAATTCTTATTCGGGAATCATTACAGAAAATATTACAGCCTACCAATTGAAGCCAAAACAGCTACTTTAGATACTTTAATGGGCGGTTTAAAACCTATTCGCGAAGGCGGAGGACATCAATCAGTTTCTTTAAGAATGTCTGATCCTAAGAAAAGAGAATATGTAATGCGTGGCATGAAAAAAAGCGCCACTGCATTTTTACAATCGGTAGCTTTTAAGGATCAATATGTTGTTAATGATTTTGAAGATACTTATGCTGAGAATTTCTTATTCGATTTTTACACCACTTCGCATCCCTACACAACATTTGCAATTGGCAGTATGTCAGACCAAATAGGTTTATTGCATACCAATCCTGTTTTGTATTACATACCAAAACAAAATGGTTTAAAAGAGTTTAACTCGAATTTTGGAGATCAGCTTTATATGGTCGAAGAAAGACCTGCTGATAATCATTTGGATGGTAAAAACTTTGGTAATCCTACCAATATTATTAGTACAGATGATATGATGAAAAATCTTCATAAAGACGAAAAATACAGCGTTGATGAAGATGCCTATATGAAAGCCCGTTTGTTTGACATGCTTATTGGCGATTGGGACAGACACAGCGATCAATGGCGTTGGGCAGAACATAAAAAAGATGGCAAAGTTATTTATGAACCAATTCCTCGTGACCGCGACCAGGCTTTTGTAAAATATGACGGAACTTTACTTTCGCTTTTAATGAATATTCCGGCGCTTCGCCACATGAGATCTTTCAAAAATAAAATTGATAATGTAAAGTGGCTTAACAGGGAACCTTATCCTATGGATTTAGCATTTCTAAGAACTGCTGAAGAGAAAGACTGGATCGCTCAGGCCAAATATATTCAGGAAAACTTATCGGATAGTGATATTGATAAAGCTTTTAAAAACTTACCAAAAGAAGTTCAGGATGGCACAATTGAAGACATCAAGAAAAAATTAAAAAACAGAAAGAAAGACCTTCAAAAATATGCCTCAGAGTATTTTGATGTTTTAAGCCATACGGTAATGATTGCCGGAACGGATAAAAAAGATAAATTCATCATCAATCACAATGCTAAAAAAAGCATCGAAATTCAGGTTTTTAGAGTTAAAAAAGAAGGTGATGAATTACTTTATACAAAAACGGTAACGGATTCTAAAACTAAAAATCTTTGGATTTATGGTTTAGATGACAATGACGTTTTTGAAGTAAAAGGAGATCAAAAATCAAGTATAAAAATTCGATTGATTGGTGGTCAGAACAATGATACTTATAATATAGAAAACGGAAAAAGAGTCATTGTTTATGATTTTAAATCTAAAGAAAACACGTATAATCTGGATTCTAAAACTAAAACAGAGCTTACAGATGATTATGATGTAAACTTATACAATTACGAAAAACCTAAATACAATGTGATATCAGGACTTCCAAATATTGGTTATAATCCTGATGATGGCGTAAAAGTAGGTATCAATTTAAATTATACGGTTAATAATTTCAAACAGAATCCGTACACACAAAGACACGTTTTAAATGCTTTTTATTACTTTGCCACCGGAGGTTTAGAGTTTAATTATGTCGCGCATTTTCCTGGTTTATTAGGTAAATGGGTTATTGATGTTGAATCGCAATATACGACTCCAAACTTTGCGATGAATTATTTTGGCTACGGAAACGAAACTAAATACGATGATGAAGAGGTCGATATGGATTACAATCGTGTACGCATCAGAAAATTTAATCTTTCGGGTGCCATCAGACACGTTGGCCGTTATGGAAGTGAATTTAGCGTACAGCCTATTTTTCAAAGAATGACTGTTGAGGAAACTGAAAACAGATTTATTGACACGCCAAATATTGTAAATCCAAATGTTTTTGATAATCAAAATTATGGTGGTTTAAAAGTAAAATATCTTTTCAAAAATTCTGATTTTGCAGCAAAACCAACTTTAGGAATTGCTTTTATGGTTTCGGCAACATGGCTGACTAATTTAGATGATACTAAACAAAACTTTCCAACTCTTGAGAGTCTTTTAGGATTTACGCACAAAATTGACCATAACGGAAAATTAGTTTTGGCGACTCTTTTTAAAGGAAAAGCGGTTTTAAATAATAATTTTGATTTTTATCACGGTGCTACTTTAGGCGGAGATACTGACTTAAGAGGCTATAGAAATGAACGCTTTTTAGGAAGTTCTTATTTCTCTCAAAGCAGTGATTTACGATTCAGTATTGGTAAAATTCAAAAAACTATTGCTCCTTTAACCTACGGAATTCTGGGTGGTTTTGACTACGGAAGAGTTTGGCTTGATGGCGAAGATTCTAAAAAATGGCACCAGGATTACGGTGGCGGAGTTTGGATTAATGCAATCAATGTTTTAACTGCAAGGATTTCTTATTTTAAATCTCCTGATGAAGTAGGAAGAGTTATTTTTGGGGCGGCGTATAGTTTTTAG
- a CDS encoding ABC transporter permease, protein MNRLISIELQKIWKNKASRVLTLTYFILLSFIALIASIKFDIGPIHIDPSEMGIFNFPFIWHFNTYFAAWLKFFLAIVIVSMMANEYSYGTLKQNLIDGLSKKEFILSKFLTVVLFALGSTIFVFIMTLILGYSFSSYTEFGIVFSDLEYLLAFFVKLLGFFSFCLFLGILVKRSAFALGFLLVWIFIESIIKGLLVFQIFPESNIGYKITQFLPLEAMSNLIIEPVSRLSLIKSIGTQIGVENTKDYGVHFLSIVIVLVWTFLFMLFSYKLLKKRDL, encoded by the coding sequence ATGAACAGACTTATCTCTATAGAATTACAAAAAATCTGGAAAAATAAAGCCAGTCGTGTCCTTACTTTAACCTATTTCATCTTACTTTCATTCATTGCATTAATTGCATCGATAAAGTTTGATATAGGACCTATTCACATTGATCCATCAGAAATGGGAATTTTTAATTTTCCGTTTATATGGCATTTCAACACTTATTTTGCTGCCTGGCTTAAATTTTTCCTGGCCATTGTTATCGTATCGATGATGGCAAATGAATATAGCTACGGCACTCTAAAACAAAATTTGATAGATGGTTTAAGCAAAAAAGAATTTATTTTATCCAAATTCTTAACCGTTGTACTTTTCGCATTGGGCTCTACTATTTTTGTTTTTATCATGACCTTAATCCTCGGATATTCATTTTCATCTTACACAGAATTTGGTATTGTTTTTAGTGATTTAGAATATCTATTGGCCTTTTTCGTAAAATTATTAGGATTCTTTTCTTTCTGTTTATTTTTAGGGATATTAGTAAAACGATCTGCCTTTGCATTGGGATTTTTATTAGTATGGATTTTTATAGAATCGATCATAAAAGGTCTTTTAGTATTTCAGATTTTCCCGGAAAGTAATATAGGTTATAAGATTACGCAGTTTTTACCTTTAGAAGCGATGTCAAATTTAATTATTGAACCTGTATCAAGATTGTCTTTAATAAAAAGCATCGGAACTCAAATAGGGGTAGAAAATACTAAAGATTACGGCGTACATTTTCTTTCAATTGTGATTGTTTTGGTATGGACATTTTTATTTATGCTTTTTTCCTACAAATTGCTTAAAAAAAGAGATTTATAG
- a CDS encoding T9SS type B sorting domain-containing protein: MNFIKRLLLVCFLCLISTKIKAQNITVDDSKTAESLVKNVLINSSCINIATVQASGNPASTGASYASFSSGTSGFPFSTGIVLSTSASKNAQGPYIEADSKGFTNSQWKGDNDLNKALNNAVSTQATVLEFDFVALTNSISFNYIFASNEYQTYYPCVYSDGFAFLIKEAGTTEDYKNLAVLPDSTVPVASTTVHTKIDPVIVSGQSFDGCEAINENFFNGYNTELSPINYAGQTTVMNARTNVIPNRTYHLKLVIADDPTGQFNSAVFIQGGSFVSLVDFGADRTLANNNPACFGETITLNTQLDNIQYDFKWFKQDATNNYVEIPSQVSSTYNVQSAGNYKVEATLKGTSCVSTGQIKIEYATEITSANTSLLQCDDDTDGITIFNLTKVNEIVKNNASEILNKGYYESLADAQSKTNPILKPEQYTNKTLDQIVFARIENQYGCFTAAEVTLKVSNTTIPDQNPIATCDGDDKQDGLYQFDLAAEVTPQVSTGLPATLVFNYYLNTNDALNDANKLPNIFKNTVAFSQIIYAKATNGADCFDIVPITLVVNTFDPPDFQDETKFLCKGDEITLNVANGFASYLWNTGSTDTFIEVNVAGDYSVVVTDANGCQKTKKFKVILSEPALITEAIIKDFSGIDNSVLLQYSGVGNYEFSLDGNVFQNDPLFTGVKAGIYNAIARDKNGCGLSNSFLLYVVDYPRFFTPNGDGYNDLWFITNIDHLPDYKIYIFDRYGKFLKQMDQNSIGWNGIYNSQQLPADDYWFTLQFVDGKNVKGHFSLKR; the protein is encoded by the coding sequence ATGAATTTTATTAAACGTCTTTTGCTTGTTTGCTTTCTGTGCTTAATATCTACAAAGATAAAAGCACAGAATATTACTGTAGATGATTCGAAAACAGCTGAATCACTCGTCAAAAATGTATTAATAAATAGTTCCTGTATAAATATAGCCACAGTTCAGGCTTCTGGAAATCCGGCAAGTACCGGAGCAAGTTATGCTTCTTTCAGTTCAGGAACAAGTGGTTTTCCTTTTTCGACTGGTATTGTTTTAAGTACATCAGCTAGCAAAAATGCTCAAGGACCTTACATAGAAGCAGATTCTAAAGGATTCACAAACTCACAATGGAAAGGTGACAATGATTTAAATAAAGCATTAAACAACGCTGTAAGCACACAGGCTACTGTTTTAGAATTTGATTTTGTAGCCTTAACTAACTCTATAAGTTTTAATTACATTTTCGCTTCAAACGAGTATCAAACTTATTACCCTTGTGTATATTCTGACGGATTTGCTTTTTTAATAAAAGAAGCAGGAACTACAGAAGATTATAAAAATTTAGCTGTTTTACCGGATTCAACAGTACCTGTAGCTTCTACAACCGTGCATACAAAAATAGATCCCGTTATAGTTAGCGGACAGTCTTTTGATGGTTGCGAAGCTATAAATGAGAATTTCTTTAATGGTTATAATACGGAATTAAGTCCCATAAATTACGCAGGTCAAACAACGGTTATGAATGCCCGAACTAATGTAATTCCTAATAGAACATACCATCTAAAACTCGTTATTGCAGATGACCCGACGGGCCAGTTTAACTCAGCCGTTTTTATACAAGGAGGAAGTTTTGTTTCTTTAGTAGATTTTGGTGCAGACAGAACTCTTGCCAATAATAATCCTGCATGCTTTGGCGAAACCATTACTTTAAATACTCAATTAGACAATATTCAATATGACTTTAAATGGTTTAAGCAAGATGCTACTAATAATTATGTAGAAATTCCTTCGCAGGTAAGTTCTACATACAATGTTCAATCGGCAGGAAACTATAAAGTCGAGGCTACTTTAAAAGGCACAAGTTGTGTGTCGACAGGACAAATTAAGATTGAATATGCCACAGAAATAACATCAGCCAATACTTCTTTATTACAATGTGATGACGATACTGATGGAATTACTATTTTCAACCTGACAAAAGTTAATGAGATTGTAAAAAATAACGCTTCAGAAATACTAAACAAAGGATATTACGAATCATTGGCAGATGCTCAATCAAAAACAAACCCAATTTTAAAGCCTGAACAATACACGAACAAAACCCTTGATCAAATTGTTTTTGCAAGAATTGAAAATCAATACGGCTGTTTTACAGCTGCCGAAGTTACATTAAAAGTTTCAAATACGACAATTCCAGATCAAAACCCCATTGCAACCTGTGATGGAGATGACAAACAGGACGGATTGTATCAATTTGATCTCGCTGCAGAAGTTACTCCACAAGTTTCAACAGGTTTGCCTGCCACATTAGTATTTAATTATTATCTAAATACTAATGACGCATTGAATGATGCCAATAAACTCCCTAATATTTTTAAGAATACCGTCGCATTTAGCCAAATTATTTATGCTAAAGCTACAAACGGAGCTGACTGTTTTGATATCGTGCCTATTACTCTTGTTGTAAATACTTTTGACCCTCCTGATTTTCAAGATGAAACAAAATTTTTATGCAAAGGAGATGAAATCACTTTAAATGTTGCTAATGGTTTTGCAAGTTATTTATGGAACACAGGAAGTACCGATACTTTTATAGAAGTTAATGTTGCAGGAGATTATTCAGTAGTTGTTACAGATGCAAATGGTTGCCAAAAAACAAAGAAATTCAAAGTGATTTTATCTGAACCTGCTTTAATAACTGAAGCTATTATAAAAGATTTTTCAGGAATTGACAACTCTGTTTTACTACAATATAGCGGAGTTGGAAACTATGAATTTTCATTAGACGGAAACGTTTTTCAAAACGATCCTTTATTCACTGGTGTTAAGGCTGGAATTTACAATGCAATTGCCAGAGATAAAAATGGCTGTGGATTGTCTAATTCATTTTTACTATATGTCGTAGATTATCCTAGGTTTTTTACTCCAAATGGCGATGGATATAATGATTTATGGTTTATTACCAATATAGATCATCTACCTGATTACAAAATTTATATTTTCGATCGTTACGGAAAATTCCTGAAACAAATGGATCAAAATAGTATTGGATGGAATGGTATTTACAATAGCCAGCAATTGCCTGCAGATGATTATTGGTTTACGCTGCAATTTGTTGATGGTAAAAATGTAAAAGGTCATTTTAGTTTAAAAAGATAA
- a CDS encoding Pycsar system effector family protein — MNLVEQSEDFVSNLLKDKLSNLYSYHNFNHTLTVVNAVKELCKKEDVKGNEKDMLLVAAWFHDTGYIEGYENHEQESVKIATAFLKEKEQSDEFISTVSNLIMATVKEHIPKTHLEKIIKDADFAHLMGTEYTTTCELLRIELKNTWNLDFSNAEWAKENLNFLMNKHRFYTDYALRKWQPLKEKNLLLVQKKIEKQQKKEADKMEDELKKKEKIEKPDRGVDTLFRVTLGNHTRLSGIADSKANILLSVNAIIISIALSSIIPKLDSPKNAHLVIPTFIMLISSVTTIIFAILSTRPKVTTGVFTREDIEAKKINLLFFGNFYKMPLEEYDWAMNEMMKDRDYLYSTMIKDLYYLGLVLQRKYTLLRIAYNLFMAGLIITVIAFVIAFKTIQ, encoded by the coding sequence ATGAATCTAGTAGAACAATCCGAAGATTTCGTCAGTAATTTACTCAAAGATAAACTTTCTAATTTATATTCTTATCATAATTTTAACCATACTTTAACGGTAGTAAATGCGGTAAAAGAGCTTTGTAAAAAGGAAGATGTTAAAGGAAATGAAAAAGACATGCTTTTGGTTGCTGCCTGGTTTCATGATACTGGTTACATCGAAGGTTATGAAAACCATGAACAGGAAAGTGTGAAAATTGCTACAGCTTTTTTGAAAGAAAAAGAACAATCAGATGAATTTATTTCAACTGTTTCAAATTTGATCATGGCTACGGTAAAAGAGCACATACCCAAAACACATTTAGAGAAAATAATTAAAGATGCCGATTTTGCCCATCTTATGGGAACTGAATATACTACTACTTGCGAATTATTGCGTATTGAATTAAAAAACACATGGAATTTGGATTTTTCTAATGCCGAATGGGCAAAAGAAAATTTGAATTTTTTAATGAATAAACATCGCTTTTATACCGATTATGCACTTAGAAAGTGGCAGCCTCTAAAAGAGAAAAACTTGCTTCTTGTTCAGAAAAAAATCGAAAAGCAACAAAAGAAAGAAGCAGATAAAATGGAAGATGAACTAAAAAAGAAAGAAAAAATCGAAAAGCCGGATCGTGGTGTCGATACTTTATTTCGCGTTACTTTGGGAAACCATACACGCTTAAGCGGAATTGCCGATAGTAAAGCCAATATCTTACTATCTGTAAATGCGATTATTATTTCGATAGCACTTTCGTCTATTATTCCAAAATTAGACAGCCCTAAGAATGCCCATTTGGTGATTCCGACTTTTATAATGCTGATCTCTAGTGTTACGACGATTATTTTTGCGATTCTTTCGACACGACCAAAAGTAACAACAGGAGTTTTTACCAGAGAAGATATCGAGGCAAAAAAGATTAATTTATTGTTTTTTGGAAATTTCTACAAAATGCCTTTGGAAGAATATGACTGGGCAATGAACGAAATGATGAAAGATCGTGATTATTTGTACTCGACAATGATCAAGGATTTGTATTATTTGGGATTGGTTTTACAACGTAAATACACTTTACTGCGAATTGCCTACAATCTTTTTATGGCAGGACTTATAATAACTGTAATTGCATTTGTTATTGCGTTTAAAACCATTCAATAA